Proteins found in one Zea mays cultivar B73 chromosome 1, Zm-B73-REFERENCE-NAM-5.0, whole genome shotgun sequence genomic segment:
- the LOC100280077 gene encoding Peroxidase N-like precursor — protein MERKSFSCRDTASCLALLAVALCLGAATVARGQLTDDFYDDCCPQAENIVRARVSAAMKAEPRMGASLLRLHFHDCFVNGCDGSILLDGNNTEKLAGPNLNSARGFDVVDAIKADLEKACPGVVSCADILAIAAKYGVLLSGGPDYDVLLGRRDGLVANQSGANSNLPSPFDPISTITKKFSDVGLNTTDVVVLSGGHTIGRARCVLFSGRLANFSATSSVDPTLNASLASSLQALCRGGDGNQTAALDDGSADAFDNHYYQNLLGQRGLLSSDQGLFSSTDGSAATTRALVQAYSASSERFFCDFGRSMLKMGNILPLTGSAGQIRSNCRAIN, from the exons ATGGAGCGCAAATCATTCTCCTGCAGAGACACTGCGAGCTGCCTCGCCCTGCTCGCCGTCGCGCTGTGCCTCGGCGCCGCCACGGTGGCGCGGGGCCAGCTGACGGACGACTTCTACGACGACTGCTGCCCCCAGGCGGAGAACATCGTGAGGGCGCGCGTGTCCGCCGCGATGAAGGCCGAGCCCCGCATGGGCGCCTCCCTGCTCAGGCTCCATTTCCACGACTGCTTCGTCAAC GGGTGCGACGGGTCGATCCTGCTGGACGGGAACAACACCGAGAAGCTGGCGGGGCCGAACCTGAACTCGGCGCGCGGCTTCGATGTCGTCGACGCCATCAAGGCCGACCTCGAGAAGGCGTGTCCCGGGGTCGTCTCCTGCGCCGACATCCTCGCCATCGCGGCAAAGTACGGAGTGCTGCTG AGCGGAGGGCCGGACTACGACGTGCTGCTGGGAAGGAGGGACGGCCTGGTGGCAAACCAGTCCGGCGCCAACAGCAACCTGCCTAGCCCGTTCGATCCCATCAGCACCATCACAAAGAAGTTCAGCGATGTGGGTCTCAACACAACCGACGTGGTCGTTTTATCAG GAGGCCACACGATCGGGCGAGCGCGGTGCGTGCTGTTCAGCGGCCGGCTGGCCAACTTCTCGGCGACGAGCTCCGTGGACCCGACGCTGAACGCGTCCCTGGCGTCCAGCCTGCAGGCGCTGTGCCGGGGCGGGGACGGCAACCAGACGGCGGCGCTGGACGACGGCTCCGCCGACGCGTTCGACAACCACTACTACCAGAACCTGCTGGGCCAGAGGGGCCTCCTGTCCTCCGACCAGGGCCTCTTCTCCAGCACCGACGGCAGCGCGGCCACCACCAGGGCGCTCGTCCAGGCCTACAGCGCCAGCAGCGAGCGCTTCTTCTGCGACTTCGGCAGGTCCATGCTCAAGATGGGCAACATCCTCCCGCTCACCGGCTCCGCCGGCCAGATCCGCAGCAACTGCCGTGCCATCAACTGA